CCCCTCGGATGACGAGGACGGCGAGATCACCGACTACGCGGGCACCTACGGCACCTTCGCTCCCTGGAGCTGGTGGCCGCTGGGCCTCGGCCTGGCCTGCGCGATCATCGTGACCGGCCTCGCGGTCGGCTGGTGGGTCTTCATCATCGGTGTGGTCGCCGCGGCGTACTTCACCTTCGGCTGGGTCTACGAGTTCTCTCGGGGCAAGTACGCCCACTGACCTCGGGTCGATCACGCAGCGCCACCGGCGCTGACGACGACGGCGGGCCGGTCCTCTTCGGAGGGCCGGCCCGCCGTCGTCGTGCCCCCCGGACGCTGAGCCCCGGCGCTTTCGTGCGGGAAACGGGAGCCTTCCCGAACGCTTTCGTCCGGGAAACGGGAGCCTCTCCAGGCCCCTCTGGCTGGGAAGCGAGTATCGAGCGGCCCGAACCCGCCGAGGCCGGGGGAGAGCTCCCAGGGCGCCGACCACGACGGCACGGGGTCTGGGCGGTGGCGGGGGCGTGGACCGGGCGCAACTCTCGACCACACGGTCTTCCCGTGTGTGGATCGGCCGACGACGTCGCGTGGGCACGTCCCGCAGCCTCTTCACCGTCACCAGCGGGCGGCCCGGCGCCGAGTCCCGTCCGGCAGCATCGGTCGATCAGCTCGTGCAGGCCCTCGTTGGCCTCGACCTCATATGGACCCGGCCGAGGAACGACGCGATCACGCGGCCCTGGTCGGCACGGTGGCGGCCGCGAAGTAGTGGCAGTGGAGCCCGACGGAGAAGGACGTGCTGGCAACGCACCCGAGCATCCGTGCGGTCCTGAGACCGGTGACCGAGCATGGGCTGGGCTCAGAGCAGGCCCACCACTGGGCCCACCCGTGGGCGGGCTCCCAGTGGGTGATCGGCTGGTGGGTACGAGAAGGCCGGGAGTCCGCTGCCCCAGGACCCCCGAGGCGTCCTCGAGGCCTGGGCACGGAACTAGGAGCGGGAGGAACCCCGCGCAGCGGCAGGACGGCCCGCAGGCCCCACGGCGACCCGGTCCGGGGCCCGCTGGTCGATCCCGGTGGGCATCACCGCAGCCGTCACGCAGGTGCCTGAGGGGTTGGATCTCATCGAAGACGATTCCGGGGCGGGGGCGGCTTCCGTGACCCCGGGGAACGACGTCGGACGTACGTACGAGGTGACCAGCCCGGGTGACCGGGCCCGGCTATGCCGTAGCGTCCCTCTGGACGTGAGTGCCTCCAGGGGCCACGACTGGCACCGGGTGACCGGGTGACCGGGTGAGCGGGTGAACGGGAGGGTCGGGCGATGGGTGATCCCGGGTTGCGATTGTGTGGCCCAGGATTGGGATGCGCTCCACCTGACGGCACTCGGCTGCCCCGCCTCCGCCACACGCTGTCTGCCCGTCGGCGAGGGCGACGCGACCGTGCTCGCCGGGTGGAACCCGGACACGACGCTGTGGCTGACCGACGTCATCCGACCCGCGCATGCACCCGTGCAGGGGTGGCGCCGGGACCCCGACGACGGCGCGTGGGTCTGGCGAACAGATGCACCGGACGACGCTCCCAGGGGAGGAGAACGGCCGGTTCGGCTTGACCCGGTCGGAGGGCGAGAGCTCGAAGCCTCCCGTTTCCCAAACGAAAGCTCCGTGGGAGACTCCCGTTTCCCGGACGAAAGTGTCCAGACGACAGGGGACGCGAAGGGGCGTGAGTCCGGACAGCGGAAGGCCCCGCACACCGAGAGGTGTGCGGGGCCTTCTGAGTCCCAGGGGATCGAAGGTCAGCCGTCGATCTTCGGGTTGTGCGAGCTCGGGTCGGCGCCCAGCTCGCGGTGGCCGGCGTCCTCGACGCCGTGGTGGCCGTGGGTGCGGGCCTCGACCAGCTCCTCGCGGGTCACCGGGGCGACGCGGTCCTGGTAGAACATGCGGTTCAGGCCGGCGCGGGCCTTCTCGATCATGCCCACCTTGCCGGAGCGGTTGGGGAGGGCCGGCACGGGGCGACGGTCCTCGAAGGACACGAGACGGTACAGCTCGTGATCGGTGAGCTGGCGATGGCGCTCGTGGAAACCGCCGTCGGGGGACATCTCGATCACGCCGGCCTCGTGGCCGTGGAGCACGAGCTCACGGTCCTTGCGCTGCAGCGACAGGCAGATGCGGCGCGTCACGATGAAACCGATCACCGGGCCCAGGAAGAACAGCGTGCGCAGGGCGTAGAGCACGTCGTTCAGGGACAGGTGGAAGTGCGTGGCGATGAGGTCCGAGGACGCCGCCGCCCACATCACGCAGTACCAGATGACCGCGGCGACGCCGATGCCCGTGCGGGTCGGGGCGTTGCGCGGACGGTCGAGCAGGTGGTGCTCGGTGTCGTCCTTGGTGATCCAGCGCTCGACCCACGGCCAGGCGCACATGCCCACGATCAGCACGCCGACCGGGATCAGCGGGACGAGGACGCCCATCGGCAGCGAGACCGAGGAGCCCCACGGCATGGGGATGTTCCACAGGAAGGAGAAGTCGCCGATCATGCCCGGCATCAGGCGCAGGGCGCCGTCGAACACGCCGATGTACCAGTCGGGCTGGGTGCCGGCCTGGACGGGGGACGGGTCGTAGGGACCGTAGTTCCAATTGGCGTTGATCGTGACGGTGGAGGCGATGAGGGCGAGGACGCCGAACACGATGAAGAAGAAGCCGCCGGCCTTGGCCGCGTACACCGGGCCGACCGGGTAGCCGACCACGTTGTTCTCGGTGCGGCCCGGGCCCGGGTACTGGGTGTGCTTGTGCACGACCACCATGAACAGGTGGATGCCGATCAGCAGCAGGATGGCCGCGGGCACGATCATGATGTGCAGCGCGTACAGACGGCCGATGATCGAGTAGCCGGGGAACTCGCCGCCGAAGAAGAAGGCGGAGAGGTAGGTGCCCACGAGGGGCAGCGACTTCAGGATGCCGTCGATGATGCGCAGGCCGTTGCCGGAGAGCACCTCGTCGGGCAGGGAGTAGCCGGTGAAGCCGGCGGCCCAGCCGGCCATCAGCAGGAAGCAGCCGACCAGCCAGTTCAGCTCACGCGGGCGACGGAACGCGCCGGTGAAGAACACGCGCAGCATGTGCACGGACATCGCGGCCACGAAGAGCAGCGCAGCCCAGTGGTGCAGCTGGCGCATGAACAGGCCGCCACGGACGTCGAACGAGATGTCGAGCGTCGAAGCGTAGGCCGCGGACATCTCGATGCCGCGCAGCGGGGCGTAGGCGCCGTTGTAGGTCACGTGCGACATCGACGGGTCGAAGAAGAACGTGAGGAACGCGCCCGACAGCAGCAGGATGACGAAGCTGTAGAGGGCGACCTCGCCGAACATGAACGTCCAGTGGTCAGGGAAGATCTTCCGACCGAAGAACTTCACGATGGGGGACATCCCCATGCGGGTGTCGACGAAGTTCGCGATGCGGCCGGTCGAGGTCGCCGGCTGGAACTCTTTCACGGTGGTGCTCATAGGTGTCAGCCACGCTCCCAGTAGACAGGCCCGACGGGCTCATGGAAATCGCTCTGGGCCACGAGGAAGCCCTCGTCGTCCACGGTGATCGGCAGCTGCGGCAGCGCGTGGCTGGCCGGGCCGAAGATGACCTTGCACTCCTGCGTGAGGTCGAAGGTCGACTGGTGGCAGGGGCAGAGCAGGTGGTGGGTGTGCTGCTCGTACAGGGCGATCGGGCAGCCCACGTGCGTGCAGACCTTGGAGTAGGCGAAGATGCCGTCCACGTTCCAGTCCTCGCGGCCCGGGGTGATCTGCACCTTGGCGGGATCCAGGCGCATGAGCAGCACGACGGCCTTGGCCTTCTCGTTGAGCTTGCCGTAGCTCATGTCGTTCAGGCCGTCCGGGATGACGTGCACGGCGGAGCCGAGGGTCACGTCCGAGGCCTTGATGGGGGAGCCGGTGGGGTCGCGCACGAGGCGCACGCCCTCGGCCCACATGGTGTGGCGCAGGCGCTCGGGGCCGAAGTTGTGGATCTCCTCGTCCGAGAAGTTGTCCGTGTTGTCCAGGTCGCGGAACACGGCGATGAACGGGAGCGGGGCCAGCAGGGCCGCACCGATGAGGGTGTTGCGCAGCAGGGGGCGACGCTTGATCTGCGACTCGTCCAGGATCTCCGAGATCATGTTGGTCGCGGCGACGCGGTCGGCCTCGGTGCGGACCTCGTGGCGCTCCTCGATCGTCTCGTGGTCGGGCATCAGGGTCTTGGCCCAGTGCACGACGCCGATGCCGATGCCGAACATGGCCAGGGCGGTGCCGAGGCCGAGCAGCAGGTTCTGCAGGTAGATCTTGCTGAACGCCTCGTCGTTGCCGATCTGTCCGACTCCGAAGTAGCCGATGAAGAACAGCACGGTGCCCACGATGGAGATGAGGAACATGACCGAGACCTGGCGCTCGGCGCGCTTCGCGGCCTTCGGATCCTCATCGGCCAGACGCGGACGGTGCGGCGGGAGGCCCGGGTTGTCGATCGCGTACCGGGGCGCGTCCTCGCCGGCGTGCTCGAGGGCGTCCGAGCGGTGCCCGGTCCCTTCAAAGCCTTTCTCGCCCATATGACCTGTTTCCTTTACTCGAGTGATGAATGTCGATGACGGGTGGCCGGCGTCGAGACGCCGACGAGATCAGGAGGACCGGCTGGTCAGCCAGACCATGAAGCCGATGATCAGCGCGAGGCCCGCGGTCCAGATGAACAGGCCCTCGGAGACGGGGCCGAGCGAGCCGAGCTGCAGGCCGCCGGGGGAGCCCTGGTTCTCGATGGTCTTGAGGTAGGCGATGATGTCGCGCTTGTCCTCGGGCTTGACGTTCGCGTCCGAGAAGACGGGCATGTTCTGCGGGCCGGTCTCCATGGCCTCGTAGATGTGCTTCTCCTCGACGCCCTGCAGCGACGGGGCGTACTTGCCGCGGGTCAGCGCACCGCCGGCGGCGGCGGCGTTGTGGCACATCGCGCAGTTGATGCGGAACAGGTCGCCGCCGCGGGTGATGTCCACGTCCTCGTTGTTGATGTCGAGGTACTCGTCCTCGGGGATGGCCGGGCCGGCGCCGAGGGAGGCGACGTAGGCGGCGAGCTGAGCGGTCTGCTCCTCGTTGAACTGGTTCGGCTTGGCCGGGGCCTGCGGGCCGTTCATCTGCATGGGCATGCGGCCGGTGCCGACCTGGAAGTCGACGGACGCGGCGCCGACGCCGATCAGGGACGGGCCGGAGGGGCCCCCCGCGGCGCCCATGCCGTGGCAGGTGGCGCAGTTGGCGTTGAAGAGCTTCTCGCCCTCGGTGATGTCATCAGCCGAGGCGGCCGCGGTGACCTGCGTGGCCGCCTGTGCCTGGTTCACGGTGCTCGCGACGGAGTACAGTCCGCCGGTCACCAGGAGTCCCAGCAGGAGGAGCGCCAGCCCCATCAGTGGATGGCGTCGGTTCTGCGAAAGTGCCTTCACGGGGGTTTCCTATCGTTCTCTTACGGGCCGGACCGCTGCGTGCCCCCGGCCCGTACCTGACGTCGGTGCGGTGAGTGAGGGTCGTCTTACTTCAGGAAGTAGACGATGAAGAACAGGGCGATCCAGACGACGTCCACGAAGTGCCAGTAGTAGGACACGACGATCGCGGACGTGGCCTCGTGATGGCCGAACCGGCGGGCCATGTAGGCGCGGCCGATGATGAAGAGGAACGCGATGAGGCCACCGGTCACGTGGATGGCGTGGAAGCCGGTGGTGATGTAGAAGGCCGAGCCGTACGCGTTCGCCGCGATGGTCACGCCCTCGGAGACGAGCACCGCGTACTCGTAGGACTGCA
The sequence above is a segment of the Micrococcus endophyticus genome. Coding sequences within it:
- a CDS encoding cytochrome b encodes the protein MSTTVKEFQPATSTGRIANFVDTRMGMSPIVKFFGRKIFPDHWTFMFGEVALYSFVILLLSGAFLTFFFDPSMSHVTYNGAYAPLRGIEMSAAYASTLDISFDVRGGLFMRQLHHWAALLFVAAMSVHMLRVFFTGAFRRPRELNWLVGCFLLMAGWAAGFTGYSLPDEVLSGNGLRIIDGILKSLPLVGTYLSAFFFGGEFPGYSIIGRLYALHIMIVPAAILLLIGIHLFMVVVHKHTQYPGPGRTENNVVGYPVGPVYAAKAGGFFFIVFGVLALIASTVTINANWNYGPYDPSPVQAGTQPDWYIGVFDGALRLMPGMIGDFSFLWNIPMPWGSSVSLPMGVLVPLIPVGVLIVGMCAWPWVERWITKDDTEHHLLDRPRNAPTRTGIGVAAVIWYCVMWAAASSDLIATHFHLSLNDVLYALRTLFFLGPVIGFIVTRRICLSLQRKDRELVLHGHEAGVIEMSPDGGFHERHRQLTDHELYRLVSFEDRRPVPALPNRSGKVGMIEKARAGLNRMFYQDRVAPVTREELVEARTHGHHGVEDAGHRELGADPSSHNPKIDG
- a CDS encoding ubiquinol-cytochrome c reductase iron-sulfur subunit, with the protein product MGEKGFEGTGHRSDALEHAGEDAPRYAIDNPGLPPHRPRLADEDPKAAKRAERQVSVMFLISIVGTVLFFIGYFGVGQIGNDEAFSKIYLQNLLLGLGTALAMFGIGIGVVHWAKTLMPDHETIEERHEVRTEADRVAATNMISEILDESQIKRRPLLRNTLIGAALLAPLPFIAVFRDLDNTDNFSDEEIHNFGPERLRHTMWAEGVRLVRDPTGSPIKASDVTLGSAVHVIPDGLNDMSYGKLNEKAKAVVLLMRLDPAKVQITPGREDWNVDGIFAYSKVCTHVGCPIALYEQHTHHLLCPCHQSTFDLTQECKVIFGPASHALPQLPITVDDEGFLVAQSDFHEPVGPVYWERG
- a CDS encoding c-type cytochrome, with the protein product MKALSQNRRHPLMGLALLLLGLLVTGGLYSVASTVNQAQAATQVTAAASADDITEGEKLFNANCATCHGMGAAGGPSGPSLIGVGAASVDFQVGTGRMPMQMNGPQAPAKPNQFNEEQTAQLAAYVASLGAGPAIPEDEYLDINNEDVDITRGGDLFRINCAMCHNAAAAGGALTRGKYAPSLQGVEEKHIYEAMETGPQNMPVFSDANVKPEDKRDIIAYLKTIENQGSPGGLQLGSLGPVSEGLFIWTAGLALIIGFMVWLTSRSS
- a CDS encoding cytochrome c oxidase subunit 4, whose protein sequence is MKVAANIFWIIGLFFIAAGLLYGFWVEWTEWAGIPAILAVGAMSWMIAWYLQATDKKFGLGPSDDEDGEITDYAGTYGTFAPWSWWPLGLGLACAIIVTGLAVGWWVFIIGVVAAAYFTFGWVYEFSRGKYAH